The sequence CCAACTCACGATATGCATCGACAGCATATTGATATTTCTTTGGAAAAAACGGCAAACCAACAATTAGAATTTTTGACATGATGTTCTTAAGTTACAATAAAGCTATTTGAGTTAAACTTCTGCATTTACTTGGTAGAAGAGCCTTTGTGTTTGATGATACGTGCAGGAACTCCACCAACAATCGCATAGCTCGGAACATCGCTTGTGACAACCGCTCCAGCCGCCACCACAGCACCTCGACCGATTTTTACACCAGGAAGTATTATAGCTCTGGCACCTATCCATGAATCATCACCGATATCGACTCTTGATGTTTCGATTCCCTGCTTGTAAAAAGTTTTAATTTCATCATTCCACACATGAGTCGCGGTAAATATCATTACCTCAGGCCCCATTAAAACGCGTTCGCCAATCACCACTTTTCCTTGGCAATTTATAGTATTTCTAGCTCCTAATCCCGAACAATCTCCAACCAGAAGGTTTCTAGGATTAGATATCTCAACATTCTTTAAAACAGAACAATGAATTCCAATTTCGGCACCCATCCTTCTCAGTAGAAAGATACGAAATTTACTAAAAAGGCTATTAGAATTCGAACCTGGAAAGGAGAAGATGAGCATATATATAGCTCGTAATATCGTGTTTTTCAGTCCCAAACTACAATTCCCTAAATCTAAATAGTGACCTTCTTTCGCTAATGATTCGTTGACATTTTTAATCAATTCAAGAGATATCAACCTACCGTATTTCTAATTATATTAGAAACTAATTCAAGTTGCTCTTTTCCCATATATGGGTGCATAGGTATGCTTAGAACGTTTTTTGCTACACTATCACCAACCTTCAAAACTTGGCCTTCTTCAGCAACCGCAGGTTGTTTATTCAAAGGTATGGGGTAATGTATAGCTGTTGGAATATTTTCGTTTAGCAGCTTTTCCTGTAACTCTTCTCTATTCTTAACTTGAATAGTATATTGAGCCCATGCAGACTGATTATGTTCTTCAACAAAAGGCGTTATTATTTCCGTATCGCAAAAGGCACTACTATACACCTCAGATACTTGGTTTCTTGATAAGATTTCATCGTTGAGTATTTCTAGCTTAGGCAGCAAGATCGCCGCTTGCAAGGTATCAAGACGACTATTCACTCCCACCCTGACATGATGATAGCGTCGATCTTGCCCATGACGTGCAATCTGGCGCATAATCGTTGCTAAGTCGTCATCATTAGTAAAAATAGCTCCACCATCACCATAGCAACCTAAAGGTTTACTCGGGAAAAAGCTAGTACAAGCAATCGTGCTTAAATTACAAGACCTTTTACCTTTATAAGTTGCCCCAAAACTCTGTGCGCCATCTTCAATAACCGGAATGCTGTGTTTTCTTGCAATTTCGTTAATGCGGTCAAAGTCGGCAGGCTGTCCATAAAGAGAAACAGGAATAATTGCTTTAGTCTTATCAGTAATAGCAGCCTCAATGAGGTTTGGGTCGATATTATAGGTTTTGGGGTCAATATCAACATAAACCGGCTTTGCGCCTAATAAGGCCACGGTTTCTGCCGTTGCAATATAAGTAAAACCTGGCGTAATAACTTCGTCGCCGGGTCCTATGCCCAAAGCCATTTGCGCAATTTGAAGAGCATCGGTACCGTTTGCAACGGTAATACAATATTTTGCACCGGTATAATCCGCTAACTTTTCTTCGAGCTCTTGTACTTCAGGGCCCAAAATGTACTTACCATGTTCTAAGACACGTGCAATACCTGCATCAATTTTGTCTTTAATTCTTGCCTGTTGAGCGGCTAAATCAATAAACTGCATTCTCGTTAACCTTCTTTACTGACGGTTTGCCCATTTAATATATAGGTAGCGCCGGTATGAGAACAGAGAGCTTTCGCCTCGCCGGTCAATGGCAAACTTAATTGTTCCCCATGTTCACTCATCCAGCCTATTTGTTTGGCTGGTACCCCAACCATAAGTGCGTAAGCAGGT comes from Idiomarina sp. X4 and encodes:
- a CDS encoding acyltransferase — translated: MIKNVNESLAKEGHYLDLGNCSLGLKNTILRAIYMLIFSFPGSNSNSLFSKFRIFLLRRMGAEIGIHCSVLKNVEISNPRNLLVGDCSGLGARNTINCQGKVVIGERVLMGPEVMIFTATHVWNDEIKTFYKQGIETSRVDIGDDSWIGARAIILPGVKIGRGAVVAAGAVVTSDVPSYAIVGGVPARIIKHKGSSTK
- a CDS encoding DegT/DnrJ/EryC1/StrS family aminotransferase; protein product: MQFIDLAAQQARIKDKIDAGIARVLEHGKYILGPEVQELEEKLADYTGAKYCITVANGTDALQIAQMALGIGPGDEVITPGFTYIATAETVALLGAKPVYVDIDPKTYNIDPNLIEAAITDKTKAIIPVSLYGQPADFDRINEIARKHSIPVIEDGAQSFGATYKGKRSCNLSTIACTSFFPSKPLGCYGDGGAIFTNDDDLATIMRQIARHGQDRRYHHVRVGVNSRLDTLQAAILLPKLEILNDEILSRNQVSEVYSSAFCDTEIITPFVEEHNQSAWAQYTIQVKNREELQEKLLNENIPTAIHYPIPLNKQPAVAEEGQVLKVGDSVAKNVLSIPMHPYMGKEQLELVSNIIRNTVG